The genomic DNA AAAATCACTTTCAGCATTTCATGCTGGCCAATTTTTAACAGGATATTTATCCCTTCACGACTCTTACATTACGAGGAAAGTATGATGAACTTGAGACACCCCGGAACTAGACGTGGGTTTACGCTGATCGAGTTGCTAGTAGTGATCGCGATTATAGCAATCTTGGTTGCTCTTCTTTTACCAGCTGTGCAGCAGGCCCGAGAGGCGGCTCGTCGAAGTTCGTGCAAGAACAATTTGAAGCAGATCGGATTGGCAATGCACAATTATCACGATGTCTACCGCTGTCTGCCTTATCGTTCAGGTGGGACAGACACCTGCGGAAGTATCAGTACATCAATCGGCACTCGCCGCAGCGGGAACTGTAATCGACTGAGTGGATTTTATTCCCTCCTGCCATTCATTGAGCAAAACGCTCTGTTTGATGCCATCAGTGCTGGCGATCCCAGTATTCCCATTTCACCGGGTGGACCGGGAGGCTGGGAAAGTTGGTCGGTCTGGAATAATGCTGTCATCCCGGGATATTTGTGTCCGTCAGATCCTGGCTACAGTGTCAGCGACCCCCGTTCAAACAGTTATGTTTTCTGCGTAGGAGACAACGCGAGCGGCATCAACGGCAGTAATGTGCGAGGGATGTTCGGCAGAAGGTCAAAAGTCAAGTTCCGAGATGTAACCGATGGCCTGAGTAATACGATTGCGATGGGCGAACACGTTCGTGCCAATGCAGGAGTTTCAACCACAGGCAACCGAAATCGAATTCGTCAATCGATTGTCAATGAAGTGACTCCACTGACACCCTCGAATTGCAAAGCGACCGTCGTCAACGGTCAGTTTTCGGCTGGACTTCCTGTGAAAGCCCGACATGGAGGTTCACTGTGGGATGGTCAGGCCGAACGTTGTGCATTCGGCACAATCCTGGCTCCTAATAATCCTTCCTGCTCAAACGGTAATAATCCCAACGCAGACAACGGGACTGCAATATTAACCGCTTCCAGCGAACACAAAGGCGGTGCTCAGTTCTTAATGGGTGATGGCTCCGTCCGTTTTATCAGTGAAAATATCGATGCTGGTAACGCGAATGCCTCGCCTCCCGGAGGGGGATCAAGTGTCCAGACCCCTTATGGAGTCTGGGGATCACTCGGCACCAAACAGGGTGGTGAAGTTGTCGGAGAATTTTAGACCATTTTAAAATGAATTCTGCAGCCGTATGGGAATCAGTGCGCAAATGACACTGTGTTTACTCCTACTGAATGCTGCAATTCGTTTATGAATATGCTCGAAATAAAAAACCACGGAGGAATTCCTCCGTGGTTTTTATTTGCCCCAATGCAATACTCGTCCGGTTCGGACAAGGTTTCTCAAAAATTAGTAGCGGACGATGTAATCGATGGTCAGACGATTGCTGATAACATCGTTTCGACTGCTGATTGGAATTTCATAAGCCAGACCAATTTCCTGATTACAGGTTGGTTTGTACTTGGCACCCCAAGCCATAGTCACGATGTTGTTGCCTGCGACATCTGGAGCCCCAAGGTTGAAGAAATCCAGTCCTTCGACGGAGGGGAGACCAGGAACGCCTCGATTCCCACCCTGGAACCAACTGAACCAGTTCATTTCAGTCAACAGGTAGAATTTCTTGCTGACCATATAATCGAGATGCTGAGACAAATACATCGATTTGCTTTCATCGGCAGCATCGGCTGGGAGGCGAAGACCAGCTGCAGCCAGATAGTGCATGTTGTCGCCGATTCGGGTTCCGCCTGTGGCATACAGATGAAATTCTCCATCGCCATTTCCCTGAGCAGCCGTATGAGACCCAACGGGCATTTCATAAGAAGCACCCACACTGAGTAGTTTGCCGGAGCAGGTATCCCGCAACACTGTATATTTCAGCCCCAAAGCGACATCAGCCCAACCATCATCGATGACGGCATTGGACGACGTCAAATAGCCGTCTTTGGCGGCAACCAGTGAAAGACGATCGGTCAGGGCGGCACGAATTTGAACGGCCATCAAATTGATTTCTCCACCACCCACTCCTTGCGGAACAACATGGTGAATGTATATCGGACGCAATTCGGTCAGTGTTCGAGGATCCTCGAAGAAGACCGGATTCGTCATTGGGCTGATGAAGTCATCAAAGCAATGGTCACTTGACGCAAAAATCCCCAATAACAGGTCATCACCACCGCAGCCGCAGCAGCCATCATCACAACAGGAATCCACACATTCGTCCCAGTAACTGGTGTCATCACAGCAACTGTCTATGCAGCAATCCGAAGTGTTTTGAAAGACATTGTCAAACAGACCTGCCTCGACAGGTGCAACAGACAGGCTCAATAGCCAGCTGCAAAAAATAAAACTGACCCTGCGCATTGATCACACTCCCCAAATCAACAGAATTAACGATGTTCAGTCTAATTGAGGGGAATTCCTGGAGCATATTCAAAAATGAACTGCAGCGTATGGCAGGAACAAACACAGCTTTTTATTGCCGTTTAATGCAGTCATGCGACTGCAGTATCCATTTGAAAATGGTCTAGTCCGGTAACTCCTCAATTACCTGAACTATCGGTGTGCTGAGTTGTTCTGGCATTCCCTGAAATACTCTGCATAAGGAATATGCCGATATTCTATGTTAGACTAAAGCGATTATGACGATTTGTCACAGTTTAGTTTGAATGAGTGTGCCAAATCGCACAGTTAGTGTGCAGAAATGAATCCTTAGCACAGTCATGCACTTAATTTTTTCAGTTCTGATGATGGATTATGATTACCTTTTCCACTGGAATGAACTTGTTGTCCAACATTACAGAATGTCTTACGGCTGTATTTTGAAATTCAATTATCAATAAGAATCAGGAATTATCGCTATGCAACGACGTCAATTTACACTCGGAAGTTTTGGGCTCGCCTGGGGTGTTATTACGAACTGGGGATTGCAGGCTCTGGATGCAAATGTCGATGCTAAAGTTTATCGAGTCGGTGTGATTGGGCATACCGGGCGGGGGAATTTTGGGCATGGATTGGATACGGTCTGGCATGATGTTGATCGAACAGAAATCGTTGCGGTCGCGGATGCCAATGAGGAAGGATTACAGCGGGAGGTGTCCAAACTGAAACTCGATGCCAAAGCAGGCTTTATCGACTACCACGAGATGCTGCAGAAAGTTCGTCCTGAGATTGTGGCGGTCTGTCCGTGTCACCCTGATCAGCATCATGCAATGATCATTGCGGCTATTGAAGGGGGAGCGAAAGGAATTTATGTCGAAAAGCCTTTCGTCCGAACGCTCAAAGAAGTAGACGAAGTACTGGCCGCAGCGAAGAAACACAACGTAAAAATAGCAGTCGCGCATCGGAATCGATATCGCAGTGAATTACAGACGATTGATCGGCTCATTGCAGCTGACGAGATCGGCAAGTTGCTTGAGATTCGAGGACGAGGGAAATGCGATCCCCGTGGCGGCGCAGAAGATTTGTGGGTTCTCGGTTCGCACGTCTTAAATTTGATGACTTATTTTGGAGGTGCTCCGAAATCTTGTTCTGCGGTTATGCAGCAGGATGGTCATCTCGTTACGAAGCAGGATGTGCATGACGGACCAGAAGCAATTGGTCCCATCGCAGGAAACGAACTTCATGTACGATACCTGTTTGATTCAGGAGTCGTTGGATATTTTGAATCGATTGCAAACGGAGGCATTGGCAGCCACGGGTTCGGCCTGCAATTGATTGGATCAAAAGGCATAATTGAACTTCGCTGCGATGAAACCGACTTTGCTCATCTGATTCCTGGCAATCCGTTCGCACCCTCTCAAAATGGGAAACCCTGGTTGAAGATCAGTTCGGCCGGAGCAGATCTCCCGGAGCCGAATCCCAAGCATGTTTCCGGGGTTCAACATCATCAGGTTCCCTGTGAAGACTTGATATCGGCCATCGAGGAAGATCGCGATCCTCTTTGCAGTGCTAAAGAAGCAGCCCAGACTGTCGAAATGATTTCTGCTGTTTTTGAGTCTCACCGTCAGAATGGACGAACCATTTCATTCCCCCTGGAAGTGCGAGTGAACCCATTGACGCTCATGAATTAACTTATCTCTGGAATGCAAGGAGCTTTCAAGCTTCGATTCAAGCATAGAATAATGAGCCAGACTGGGTTGTACAGTTATGCCGGTTTGCGAACCGTACACGACTTTGAACCCGAAGTGTTAATTCAGGGGGGATAGGTTGAGGATGTCGGATGAAACAGTTCTGTCTGATCTAATGATTGTTCCTATGCCGAAACTGATCTGTAGGGAGAGGCACGGATTAGCCTTGGAGTTTCCCTTCAATCGCACGGCTTCTGAATGGAACAGGTACGCGTCTGATGGATCAGACTCTAATAACAGAGAGCAGGAAGACTCAGCGATTCTTTCGTGGAGAATCCGTATTCATAGCAATTACACTGATCCTTACATTTTCTGGCTGCTCGCAACAGTTCTGGCGAAAACAGGCAGACAAGGATACTTACCGAATTCTGGACGAAAAGGAATCCGATCCGCGCTGGGACAATCCGCGAAAGATTCTCACGCCCGATCCCCGGAGTCGCTTTTTCGATCCCTATCCACCCGACCATGAAGCCATGCCACCGGATGATCCGGCTGCGGCTGCCGACATGCAAAGACCTGACGGCATTCCCGGCTACAAAGGCTGGCATAAGTATGGACGTGCTCTTAGCGTCGAAAATCCCATCTGGCTGGCAAATTTCGAATTCACACCGGAAATGGTCGATGAAGCAACGGGCGAATACATCTGCCCCCTGCCCAAAATCGAGAATTTGACAATCCTCGATGCCGTCGAACTGAGTTACCTGAATGGTCGGGAATATCAGTTCCAACTGGAGCAAACTTATCTGGCGGCATTGGCACTCACGCTGGAACGTTTTCGCTTTCAGGTTCGTTATCTTGGAATCGGTGGAGGTGAACCGGGAAGCGGTTTAACTTATGAGAATGTACCGGGTGTGCAGGATTCGCTGCGAAATAATTCCCGATTTGGCGTGAGTCAACTCTTGCCGACAGGCGGTCAATGGGCGATGGAACTGGCCAATAATACCTTATGGATTTTTTCAGGTCCTAATGCCGGTACAAACTCAGCCAGTATCCTTTCGTACCGACTCGTGCAGCCTTTGCTGCTAAACGCCGGACGTAAAATTGCCCTTGAAGGTTTAACGCAAGCCGAACGAGATGTGCTGTACTCCGTACGAGACTTGGCTCGATTTCGGAAATCATTGTTCGTCGATACCGTTGGCGGTGGCTATCTGGGACTGCTCACACAGATGCAAAGTATTCGCAATCAGGAATACAACATCAGCCAGTTGGAACGACAGGTCATCGAACTCCGTGTTAATGCCGGGGCTCCTCCAGGAAACCTTGGAGCTGAACTCGAAACCTTGCCTGTTGAGCTTGTGATTCCTGATTCTCTGGCTGATAAAGTCCGGTTTGACGAAATCCAAAAAGAACTGGTTTGGTCGGGAGCAATGTCGGCTGAACAGGCACAGGAATTAACATCTTTGAGTGACGACGAACTGTTTCTCAAAACTGCACGAGAACTCGTTCAATATCTTCGCAGTGAAGTCACGCCATTTGATGTCATTCAGATTGAATCTCGCCTGGCCAGTTCCCGCATCAACTTGCTGACATCACGTCAGCGATATCAGGAAAGCCTGGATTCCTATAAAATTCAACTCGGCTTGCCACCCGATTTCGAAATGACAATAGACGATTCCGGTCTCGAACAATTCGAATTGATCGCCCCGCTCTTTGAACGACTTCTTGGCGAAATTGAAGCCTCGATCGCTATCATTGGCCTGCTTGATAACCAAGCCCCGGATCTTGAGCAAACGAAGCTGGCACTGACTGAACTCGAGAGACTATATAAGATTCTAATTGAGGAAGGTATTCCTCTGGTGAATATCGATGCCGAGAAAGTTCAGCAGAATAAACCAGAACGACTAGCCAATATCAAAGATGAAGAAACTCGCGACCGTATTCTAAGCACAATGGTTCGCGATGCTGAACAACTCGTGAACCTCAAGGGGGAGATCTCTGCTCTTTCTCGCTCCTTCGATCGAATTCGTAAATATTTGGAACAGGGGGAATCTGATCAGGATTCTCTCGTAAAGGCCATCGAAGAAACTCTGGATTTGCGTGAAGACCTCCTGGTCAAAGCTCAAGGAATGCAGGTGATCCAGGTCGGATTGCGTTCTGAATTGATCGATATCAACCGTTACGAATTCAATCTGAATGATTCCATCGGGCTGGCTCTGGAAAATCGGCTCGATTTGATGAATCAACGTGGTAGTGTGATGGATGCCCGCCGAACGGTTGATGTGATTGCCAATCGACTGAAATCCGCGGTGGATGTTGTTGTTGAAGGGGATATTCGTACAGAGCCTGGCACGAGCAGACCGTTCGACTTTAGTGGACAAAGCAGCAGTCACCGAGTAGGAGTTCAGTTTACTGCCCCATTAGATCAGGTTGCAGAGCGAAACCAATACAGGGCGGCGCAGGTTAATTATCAGAGAGCTCGACGGGATTACATGGAATTCGAGGATAATGTGAAGCTCCAGATCCGGACTTCATGGAGAGATTTGCAGGTTTTAGAGCAAAATTTGGAAACAGCACGTCAATCTTTACGTATCAATGTGTTACAATATGATCAAGCTGTTGAAGAATCGAATGCTCCGGGTGGGAACACGAACTCGGGGGTTCGGGGTCGAAACCTGATTGATGCTCTTAACAATATTCTCGATTCCCAAAACCGTCTTGTCCTAATTTGGGCAAATTACGAGCGATCGCGACTTGCGATTTATCGTGATATGGGAATTATGGAAATAGATGAACAGGGCATGTGGATTGATCCGTTTTACCAACGGCTATACGATTCCCAAGACGCCGGTATCGATTCCGGTATCGGAATCGAACCCAACCAGTTCTGCCCTCCACTGACACCTGCAGGTGAAATTGACCTCACCCTCCTGCCACTGAGTGAGACTAAACTCACAGGACCGAACGATTATGGCAACGACAGCTCCGGAAAAAATGAATCGGGATCCGATGTCGGATTCGAACACGCAGACGTTCCCGGAATACCACCAGCCTCGCAAGAAGAGCGGCCGTTTGTGGCTGATCCTTTGCGGTGGAGTCCTGGTGCTGGTTTCGGGGACGATGTACGCGATGGGGGCGTTTCAGACCTCCGAGGACCCGACTTCTTCCGAGAACTCGGCGGCATCTCCCAATCAGACTCCGGCAGAAAAGTCCCCCTGGTACCAGCCTCTGAACAACATGGTCGGTTCGTGGTTCCCGAGTAGTTCCTCACTTCCTGCAAATGTGATTACGAAACCGGTCTCGCGCGGTAAATTTCGGATAACGATCAACGAACGAGGTTTTCTCGATAGCCAGCGTAACGAAACACTCACGTGCGAGGTTCCCGGATCGACTACCATCATCTCGATTGTCGATGAAGGGGTTTCTGTGAAAGAGGGAGACGTCGTTGTCGAACTGGATTCTTCTTCTCTTCAAGAAAAAGCCCGGCAGCAGGAAATTGATGTCACTCAGGCCGAAGCCAAACTGTCGACTGCTAAAGAGAATCTCGAAATCCAAAAAACACAAAATACTTCGGACATTGCTTTCGTCGAACTCTCTCTCGAATTAGCGGAACTTGATTACAACAAATACATCGAAGGAGAGTTGCCTCAGGAACGCGACAAAATTACAGGACAGATTCGCCTCAAGGAAGAACAACTCGCCCGTAAAAGGGAATCCTACGAGTTCACCAAACGGCTCGCCAAAAAGGGATACCGCAGTCAGTCCGACCTGGAAGCAGAGCGAATCGCAGTTACTCAGGCCGAAATTGAATTACGCGTTGAACAGGAAAATTTTCGCGTTTTGGAAAACTTCACTTCTAAGCGGACAATACGTGAACTTGAAGCCGACGCAACAGAATTCGTGCGTGAACTCGACCGCGTCAAACGTCAGGCCAGTGCCGCACTCTCGAAAGCGGAAGCTGAATATCAATCGGCTCTGCTGACACTTGAAGTTGAAAAAGAAAAATACAACGAATGGCTTCAGCATATTGAGTTTTGCACCCTCAAAGCTCCGCAGGATGGCCAGATCGTTTACGCCAACGCCTCCAGTGGATCCCGTCGTGGTGGTTCCTCCGAACCAGAAATTTACGAAGGGGCAACCGTTCGCGAACGTCAGGCACTGCTGAAAATTCCCGATCTGACAAAAATGAAAATCGATGCCCGAATTCATGAATCGATGATCAGCAAACTCGATTTAGGTCTGCCAGTCATCATTCGAGCCGATGCCCAACCAGGTGAAGTCTTCAATGGCGTTGTTTCACAAATTTCCTCGGTTCCCCTTTCGGGCTCCTTTCCGAATCAAGACATCAAAGAGTATCAAATCGCTGTCAATCTGACAGATCCCCCTGAGCGGGTGAGATTACTTCGTCCAGGAATCTCCGCTGAGTTTGAGGTTGTGGTGGATGATCGTGACAACGTATTACAAATTCCCGTACAAGCTGTTGTTCAGGTTGGTCGCGATTACTATGCCTGGGTGGTGAAAGGGAAATCGGTCGAACGTCGAAAAATCAAAGTGGCCAATTCCAACGATACCGACCTCGAACTCCTCGAAGGCGTGAATCAGGGTGAGAATGTGATCATGTCACCACGGTCTTTGTTTGCAGATGAAATCACGCAACTCGAAGAAGTCCGCATCGCAGAACTGGCCGAAAATGGGGAAGACGATTCCGCAAACGTTCAAACCGAGTCCTCCAAACCGAAAGCAGATCGAAAAGGGGGGGCTGATAAACCTAAGGGCAATCGCCCTGCAGGTGGTCCTGGTGGTGGAGACCCTGCTGCCTTTTTCCAACGGATGGATAAAGATGGCGATGAGGCATTGAGCAAATCGGAATTGCCCGAACCAATGCAGGCCATGTTCGACACCGCCGACTCTGACTCCAATGGCTCACTCAGCCTGGACGAATGGAAAGCTGTGGCCGCTAAGCGAAATCGGTAATTCGAACGTGCCTGAATTTTAAAGGCTCACTTCTGGAATGCCCAGCGATGTCTTCGGGGACCTGAAAATCCATTTCACTTGTCTGACTGCAGATCACCTACGAAACCTGACTTTACCATGGCTTATGCTGCCCGCCTCATCGACTTGACCAAGCACTACCACTTAGGTGATGTCGTCGTGAAAGCCCTGCGGGGCGTCAGTCTGGATATCCCAGAAGGTGACTTCATCGCCATCATGGGATCTTCCGGAAGTGGTAAAAGTACAATGCTGAATCTGATGGGTGCTCTCGACCGTCCCACCTCAGGTTCTTATCTGCTGGCCGGTAAGGATGTCGCCACACTCAACGATGACGAACTCTCTGCCATCCGCAACGAACTGATTGGATTCATCTTCCAGTCCTTCCATTTGATTCCACAATATACGGTTCTGGAAAACATCCTGCTGCCCCTGCAGTACCGGCCCAACGGCGAGGATATCTCGGAAAAAGACGAAGCTCGAGCTGCCTACATCGCCGACCGTGTCGGTCTGGGAGATCGACTCGATCACAAACCGTTTCAGCTCTCCGGAGGACAACAGCAGCGCGTGGCCATCGCCCGTTCGCTGATTAACGATCCTCAAATCATTATGGCTGATGAACCGACCGGAAACCTCGACTCGGCAACCGGTGAGGAAATCATGAAACTTCTTAAAGAGCTCAATGCCGAAGGTCGTACCATTATCATGGTGACCCACGAACCTGAAATTGCCCAGCAAACTAAAACTCAAATCTACATGAAAGACGGCCTCATCGCCGGCCAGGGCGTTTTCCCAGGACACTGAACTGTTTGCAAAGTTCAACAGGACTCACGTTTAATTCCGCGACTCAATCCTGCAATCGAATATCAACACTATTACGATGAGCGGTCAGGCCTTCTTTGTCAGCCAGCAGGCGGACATTATCCGCGTCGTGCTGGAGAGCAGCTTTATCGTAGGAGATGATGGACGAGCGTTTCAGGAAGTCGTTGGCACACAAACCGTTGGCAAAACGAGCGGTTCCGCCAGTCGGAAGAACGTGTGAAGGACCTGCGACATAATCTCCTAAAGCAACTGGCGTATAATGCCCCAGGAAAATTGCTCCGGCGTTCTGCACTTGCTTAAGCATCGCTTCGGGATCAGCTGTCGAAATGTGCAAGTGTTCTGTGGCAAGACGATCGGTGGTTATCGCGGCTTGCTCTGCTGAGTCTGCCAGGATCAACGTACTGTAATCCTCCAGAGATTGCCGAGCTAAATCGCCGCGAGAGAGCAGTCCCAATTGTCGATCCAATTCGGCATGGACGGCTTTGAGCAGCGGTTCGTGCCAGGTGATCAGCACGGCTGAGCCGGGGCTGTGCTCGGCTTGTGAAATCAAATCGCTGGCGACGAAACGAGGATCGGCGGATTCATCGGCTAATACAATCACTTCACTTGGGCCGGCGATGCTGTCGATATCGACCTCTCCAAAGACAAGCCGTTTCGCCAGTGCGACAAACAGATTTCCAGGTCCGACAATTTTATCGACCTGCGGCAAACCTTCGACGCCGTAAGCCATCGCCGCGACCGCTTGTGCCCCCCCTGCCCGATAGACTTCGGTGACTCCCAATTCATGACAGGCAGCGAGCAGATCGGTGTTATAGCTGCCGAAATCTGTAGGAGGAGCGACGACTGCAATTTCCTGTACGCCAGCTGTCTGAGCCGGCACTGCTGTCATTAATAATGTCGAAGGATACGCAGCTGCACCGCCAGGCACACAAATACCAACCCGTTTCATCGGCAAATAGCGTTGCCGCAATTCCACACGGCCCTGACCGAAATCTCGGACTACCTTTACATCTCTGCTCAGAATCGCCGATTGAAATTCGTGGATATTGTCTCGAATCTGTCGAATTGTTTTCAGATATGTCGGGTCTGCTTTTTGATGAGCCTCTTCAAGTTCTGCAGCCGAGACTCGAAAAGATTCCGGTTCAATTTCTTTGCGATCGAGCTTAGCCGTATATTCGAGAACGGTTTTCAATCCGCCAGATTTCACCTCTGCACAAATGCGTTCGACAACCTGTTGAGGAGTCAGCGGTTCTCCGAACAATTCAATCGTTCGTTGTCGTCCGGCTGCAGAAACCACATTTCCCTGCGGGCTCAACTTCTCCCGCAACTCTTCAAAGAGTCGCTCCGCATCGGGATCAGAAAGACGAATCATCGGGATTTTGACAGACTCAGACAAAACAGCACCTCTTAATATGTTCAATTCCGCATTGATTTTATGCAGATGGAAATTCGCTTAACTCTTATTCAATCGGGTTGAATAACGTATCCTATCTCTTGCTGAAATTTCATCAATTCGCAGATCAAAAAAAACTGATTACAATTTTTCAAATATCACCATTACTTATATTGGACCACCAAGGTACGAAGTGACAAAGAGTCCACTCAATTAGGCCACTAACAACGTCCCTTATTTTAATCGTCACTCTGCTTTTCACAAAACTCTTCGTGTCTTGGTGGTAAAAAAGAAATAATATCGTTTTGGAGTCAAATCATGATTGATTTACGCAGCGACACCTTCACAAAACCAACTCTCGCCATGCGACAGGCGATGTTTGATGCGGAAGTTGGCGACGACATGGTGGGTGAGGATCCAACCGTTAATCGGCTCGAAGCATATTGCTGCGAACTGTTTGGGAAGCAAGCTGCCGTGTTTTGCTGTTCGGGAACACAGTCGAATCAAGCCGCTTTGTGGGCGCATTGTCGACCGGGAGATGAAATCCTGATCGAAAGCCATGGGCACCTTGCCAATTACGAAGGCGGAGCCCCGGCTGCTTTAACAGGAGTGAGCGTGCAGTACATACAAGGAGTTGGCGGCATGCTTGATTTGGAACATCTGAAAGGACGTAAACGCCCCCCTGAGCAACACTTTCCGCAAT from Rubinisphaera italica includes the following:
- a CDS encoding DUF1559 domain-containing protein produces the protein MMNLRHPGTRRGFTLIELLVVIAIIAILVALLLPAVQQAREAARRSSCKNNLKQIGLAMHNYHDVYRCLPYRSGGTDTCGSISTSIGTRRSGNCNRLSGFYSLLPFIEQNALFDAISAGDPSIPISPGGPGGWESWSVWNNAVIPGYLCPSDPGYSVSDPRSNSYVFCVGDNASGINGSNVRGMFGRRSKVKFRDVTDGLSNTIAMGEHVRANAGVSTTGNRNRIRQSIVNEVTPLTPSNCKATVVNGQFSAGLPVKARHGGSLWDGQAERCAFGTILAPNNPSCSNGNNPNADNGTAILTASSEHKGGAQFLMGDGSVRFISENIDAGNANASPPGGGSSVQTPYGVWGSLGTKQGGEVVGEF
- a CDS encoding Gfo/Idh/MocA family protein, coding for MQRRQFTLGSFGLAWGVITNWGLQALDANVDAKVYRVGVIGHTGRGNFGHGLDTVWHDVDRTEIVAVADANEEGLQREVSKLKLDAKAGFIDYHEMLQKVRPEIVAVCPCHPDQHHAMIIAAIEGGAKGIYVEKPFVRTLKEVDEVLAAAKKHNVKIAVAHRNRYRSELQTIDRLIAADEIGKLLEIRGRGKCDPRGGAEDLWVLGSHVLNLMTYFGGAPKSCSAVMQQDGHLVTKQDVHDGPEAIGPIAGNELHVRYLFDSGVVGYFESIANGGIGSHGFGLQLIGSKGIIELRCDETDFAHLIPGNPFAPSQNGKPWLKISSAGADLPEPNPKHVSGVQHHQVPCEDLISAIEEDRDPLCSAKEAAQTVEMISAVFESHRQNGRTISFPLEVRVNPLTLMN
- a CDS encoding TolC family protein, with protein sequence MDQTLITESRKTQRFFRGESVFIAITLILTFSGCSQQFWRKQADKDTYRILDEKESDPRWDNPRKILTPDPRSRFFDPYPPDHEAMPPDDPAAAADMQRPDGIPGYKGWHKYGRALSVENPIWLANFEFTPEMVDEATGEYICPLPKIENLTILDAVELSYLNGREYQFQLEQTYLAALALTLERFRFQVRYLGIGGGEPGSGLTYENVPGVQDSLRNNSRFGVSQLLPTGGQWAMELANNTLWIFSGPNAGTNSASILSYRLVQPLLLNAGRKIALEGLTQAERDVLYSVRDLARFRKSLFVDTVGGGYLGLLTQMQSIRNQEYNISQLERQVIELRVNAGAPPGNLGAELETLPVELVIPDSLADKVRFDEIQKELVWSGAMSAEQAQELTSLSDDELFLKTARELVQYLRSEVTPFDVIQIESRLASSRINLLTSRQRYQESLDSYKIQLGLPPDFEMTIDDSGLEQFELIAPLFERLLGEIEASIAIIGLLDNQAPDLEQTKLALTELERLYKILIEEGIPLVNIDAEKVQQNKPERLANIKDEETRDRILSTMVRDAEQLVNLKGEISALSRSFDRIRKYLEQGESDQDSLVKAIEETLDLREDLLVKAQGMQVIQVGLRSELIDINRYEFNLNDSIGLALENRLDLMNQRGSVMDARRTVDVIANRLKSAVDVVVEGDIRTEPGTSRPFDFSGQSSSHRVGVQFTAPLDQVAERNQYRAAQVNYQRARRDYMEFEDNVKLQIRTSWRDLQVLEQNLETARQSLRINVLQYDQAVEESNAPGGNTNSGVRGRNLIDALNNILDSQNRLVLIWANYERSRLAIYRDMGIMEIDEQGMWIDPFYQRLYDSQDAGIDSGIGIEPNQFCPPLTPAGEIDLTLLPLSETKLTGPNDYGNDSSGKNESGSDVGFEHADVPGIPPASQEERPFVADPLRWSPGAGFGDDVRDGGVSDLRGPDFFRELGGISQSDSGRKVPLVPASEQHGRFVVPE
- a CDS encoding efflux RND transporter periplasmic adaptor subunit, giving the protein MVGSWFPSSSSLPANVITKPVSRGKFRITINERGFLDSQRNETLTCEVPGSTTIISIVDEGVSVKEGDVVVELDSSSLQEKARQQEIDVTQAEAKLSTAKENLEIQKTQNTSDIAFVELSLELAELDYNKYIEGELPQERDKITGQIRLKEEQLARKRESYEFTKRLAKKGYRSQSDLEAERIAVTQAEIELRVEQENFRVLENFTSKRTIRELEADATEFVRELDRVKRQASAALSKAEAEYQSALLTLEVEKEKYNEWLQHIEFCTLKAPQDGQIVYANASSGSRRGGSSEPEIYEGATVRERQALLKIPDLTKMKIDARIHESMISKLDLGLPVIIRADAQPGEVFNGVVSQISSVPLSGSFPNQDIKEYQIAVNLTDPPERVRLLRPGISAEFEVVVDDRDNVLQIPVQAVVQVGRDYYAWVVKGKSVERRKIKVANSNDTDLELLEGVNQGENVIMSPRSLFADEITQLEEVRIAELAENGEDDSANVQTESSKPKADRKGGADKPKGNRPAGGPGGGDPAAFFQRMDKDGDEALSKSELPEPMQAMFDTADSDSNGSLSLDEWKAVAAKRNR
- a CDS encoding ABC transporter ATP-binding protein; the encoded protein is MAYAARLIDLTKHYHLGDVVVKALRGVSLDIPEGDFIAIMGSSGSGKSTMLNLMGALDRPTSGSYLLAGKDVATLNDDELSAIRNELIGFIFQSFHLIPQYTVLENILLPLQYRPNGEDISEKDEARAAYIADRVGLGDRLDHKPFQLSGGQQQRVAIARSLINDPQIIMADEPTGNLDSATGEEIMKLLKELNAEGRTIIMVTHEPEIAQQTKTQIYMKDGLIAGQGVFPGH
- the hisD gene encoding histidinol dehydrogenase, encoding MIRLSDPDAERLFEELREKLSPQGNVVSAAGRQRTIELFGEPLTPQQVVERICAEVKSGGLKTVLEYTAKLDRKEIEPESFRVSAAELEEAHQKADPTYLKTIRQIRDNIHEFQSAILSRDVKVVRDFGQGRVELRQRYLPMKRVGICVPGGAAAYPSTLLMTAVPAQTAGVQEIAVVAPPTDFGSYNTDLLAACHELGVTEVYRAGGAQAVAAMAYGVEGLPQVDKIVGPGNLFVALAKRLVFGEVDIDSIAGPSEVIVLADESADPRFVASDLISQAEHSPGSAVLITWHEPLLKAVHAELDRQLGLLSRGDLARQSLEDYSTLILADSAEQAAITTDRLATEHLHISTADPEAMLKQVQNAGAIFLGHYTPVALGDYVAGPSHVLPTGGTARFANGLCANDFLKRSSIISYDKAALQHDADNVRLLADKEGLTAHRNSVDIRLQD